A window of the Fusarium poae strain DAOMC 252244 chromosome 3, whole genome shotgun sequence genome harbors these coding sequences:
- the YKT6 gene encoding palmitoyltransferase (BUSCO:53157at5125) — protein MKLHYIGVLRNESQPAHEIVAEKELSSYSRFTRNNYGEFMTLFAKTVAERTRPGQRQDVEEQDYTFHAYGRTEGVCGIIISDHQYPALVAHQLLSKVVDEFLSKNPRSSWATGTPTLSMPELKEYLTKYQDPQQADSILKIQKELDETKIVLHKTIESVLQRGEKIDDLVAKSDGLSAQSKMFYQQAKKQNSCCVLM, from the exons ATGAAGCTGCATTACATCGGT GTCCTCCGCAACGAGAGCCAGCCGGCTCATGAGATTGTCGCTGAGAAGGAGCTCAGCAGCTACTCGCGATTCACCCGCAATAA CTATGGCGAATTCATGACCCTATTCGCAAAGACCGTCGCTGAGCGCACCCGTCCCGGACAGCGACAGGATGTTGAGGAGCAAG ACTACACTTTCCACGCCTACGGCCGTACAGAGGGTGTCTGTGGCATCATCATCTCCGACCACCAGTACCCTGCCCTTGTGGCTCACCAACTTCTTAGCAAGGTTGTCGACGAGTTTCTCTCCAAGAATCCCCGCTCCAGCTGGGCAACCGGAACGCCCACTCTCTCCATGCCTgagctgaaggagtaccTCACCAAGTACCAGGACCCCCAGCAGGCCGACAGCATCCTCAAGATCCAGAAGGAGCTCGACGAGACCAAGATTGTTCTCCACAAGACCATCGAGAGTGTGCTACAGCGTGGAGAGAAGATCGACGATCTGGTAGCCAAGAGTGACGGCCTAAGCGCCCAAAGCAAGATGTTTTACC AGCAAGCCAAGAAGCAGAACTCTTGCTGTGTTTTGATGTAA